Proteins from a genomic interval of Medicago truncatula cultivar Jemalong A17 chromosome 3, MtrunA17r5.0-ANR, whole genome shotgun sequence:
- the LOC11428146 gene encoding putative disease resistance RPP13-like protein 1, with translation MATIVGEALLAASLEVLMEKIVSGEFVDLFRSTKLDVALLEKLKITMLSLQAVLHDAEEKQITNPAVKQWLEMLHDAVFEADDLFDEINTEALRSKVEAEYETRTATAQVLKTLSSRFKSFNKKVNSKLQILFERLEHLRNQNLGLKERGSSSVWHISPTSSVVGDESSICGRDDDKKKLKEFLLSEDSSDGRSKIGVISIVGMGGLGKTTLAKILYNDSNVKRKFEARGWAHVSKDFDVCTITKTLLESVTSEKTTTNDLNGLQVQLQQSLRDKKFLLVLDDIWYGRYVGWNNLNDIFNVGEMGSKIIITTRDERVALPMQTFLSVHRLRSLEKEDCWSLLARHAFVTSNYQQRSNLEKIGREIAKKCDGLPLAAIALGGFLRTKLSQDYWNDVLKSSIWELTDDEVQPALLLSYRHLPAPIKGCFAYCSIFPKNSIIEKKMVVQLWIAEGLVPKPKIEKSWEKEAEEYFDELVSRSLLRQNSTGDEEMGFEMHDLINDLAMVVSSSYCIRLGEQKTHKKVRHLSYNKGKYESYDKFEKLHGLKCLQTFLPLPLQRRSWSPYYFVPGRLICDLLPQMTQLHVLSLSNYKNITEFPNSIGNLIYLRYLNLSHTEIRMLPAETCKLYNLQTLLLSDCNRLTELPKDMAKLMNLRHLDIRGTRLKEMPVQISRLENLQTLSDFVVGIQDDGLKISDLGKHSHLRENLTISQLQNVTDSSHASQANLVMKKQIDELVLQWSGTSPSNSQIQSGVLEQLQPSTNLKSLTINGYGGNNFPNWLGSSLFGNMVCLRISHCENCLVLPPLGQLGNLKALY, from the coding sequence ATGGCGACTATTGTGGGAGAAGCACTTCTTGCAGCTTCTTTGGAAGTGTTGATGGAAAAGATTGTTTCTGGTGAGTTCGTTGATTTATTTCGGAGCACCAAGCTTGACGTTGCACTTTTGGAAAAGCTGAAGATAACAATGTTGAGTCTTCAAGCTGTACTTCATGATGCTGAGGAGAAACAGATCACCAACCCTGCTGTCAAGCAATGGCTGGAAATGCTGCATGATGCTGTCTTTGAAGCTGACGATTTATTTGACGAAATCAACACGGAGGCATTGCGGTCAAAAGTTGAAGCTGAGTATGAAACCCGAACTGCTACTGCTCAGGTGCTGAAAACACTTTCTTCTCGTTTCaaaagttttaataaaaaagtcaaTTCTAAACTGCAAATACTATTTGAAAGATTAGAACATTTGAGAAACCAGAATCTTGGATTGAAAGAAAGGGGTTCCAGTAGTGTTTGGCATATATCTCCTACAAGTTCTGTTGTGGGTGATGAATCTTCTATTTGTGGTAGAGATGATGACAAAAAGAAACTGAAAGAGTTTCTGCTGTCAGAGGATAGTAGTGATGGTCGAAGTAAAATAGGAGTGATTTCCATTGTAGGTATGGGAGGGCTAGGGAAAACAACATTAGCTAAAATCCTTTACAATGATTCCAATGTGAAGCGGAAATTTGAGGCGAGAGGATGGGCACATGTCTCAAAAGATTTTGATGTTTGTACTATCACTAAAACCCTTCTTGAATCTGTTACTTCTGAAAAAACCACGACTAATGATTTGAACGGTTTGCAAGTTCAATTGCAGCAAAGTTTGCGAGACAAAAAGTTTTTGCTAGTATTGGATGATATATGGTATGGAAGATATGTTGGTTGGAATAATCTGAATGACATCTTTAATGTTGGGGAAATGGGGAGTAAGATCATTATCACAACACGAGATGAAAGAGTTGCATTACCAATGCAAACCTTTCTTTCTGTCCACCGTTTAAGATCTTTGGAAAAGGAAGATTGTTGGTCTTTACTTGCCAGACATGCATTTGTAACAAGTAACTACCAACAACGATCCAATCTAGAAAAAATTGGTAGAGAAATTGCCAAAAAATGTGATGGGTTACCATTAGCTGCAATAGCACTTGGAGGTTTTCTTCGCACCAAATTGTCACAAGATTATTGGAATGATGTTTTAAAAAGTAGTATTTGGGAATTGACAGATGATGAGGTGCAACCAGCTCTGCTATTGAGCTATCGTCATCTTCCTGCTCCTATAAAAGGATGCTTTGcttattgttcaatttttccgAAGAACTCAATCatagagaaaaaaatggtaGTTCAATTGTGGATTGCAGAAGGCTTAGTACCTAAGCCCAAAATTGAGAAAAGTTGGGAAAAAGAAGCCGAAGAATACTTTGATGAACTAGTGTCGAGATCTTTGTTACGTCAAAATTCGACTGGTGATGAGGAAATGGGCTTTGAAATGCATGACCTCATTAATGATTTGGCAATGGTAGTTTCATCTTCATATTGTATTAGATTGGGAGAACAGAAGACACATAAAAAGGTACGTCATTTGTCATACAATAAAGGGAAATATGAGTCATAcgataaatttgaaaaattgcaTGGATTAAAATGTCTACAAACCTTTCTACCCTTGCCATTACAAAGAAGGTCGTGGTCGCCTTACTATTTTGTGCCGGGGAGGTTGATTTGTGACTTGTTGCCACAGATGACACAGTTACACGTACTGTCTTTGTCAAACTACAAGAATATCACTGAGTTTCCCAATTCTATTGGAAATTTGATATACCTGCGATACTTAAATCTCTCTCACACTGAGATTAGAATGTTGCCCGCTGAAACATGCAAGCTTTACAATCTGCAGACCTTGTTGCTGTCAGACTGCAACAGACTGACTGAATTGCCGAAAGACATGGCAAAGTTAATGAATCTACGTCACCTTGATATCAGAGGCACTCGATTGAAGGAAATGCCTGTGCAAATATCCAGACTAGAAAATCTCCAAACTTTGTCGGACTTTGTTGTAGGTATTCAGGACGATGGATTGAAGATTTCAGATTTGGGAAAACATTCCCATCTACGGGAAAACCTTACCATCTCACAACTTCAAAATGTAACTGATTCATCCCATGCTTCTCAAGCAAACTTAGTgatgaaaaaacaaattgatgaGTTGGTACTTCAATGGTCTGGCACTAGTCCATCAAATTCACAAATACAAAGTGGTGTACTTGAACAATTGCAGCCATCGACAAATTTGAAGAGTCTCACCATCAATGGCTATGGTGGAAACAACTTTCCAAATTGGTTGGGTAGTTCTTTATTTGGCAACATGGTGTGTTTGAGAATCTCACATTGTGAAAATTGTTTGGTGCTGCCACCCCTCGGACAATTAGGTAATCTGAAAGCTCTTTATTAG
- the LOC120579469 gene encoding putative disease resistance protein At3g14460 has translation MKSIKRIGTEFTGSISHSFQPFSFLETLEFDTMLEWEDWKLIGGTTAEFPRLKRLSLRQCPKLKGNLPLGQLQNLEEIILEGMKSLKTLDTGFYGSSSSRLFQPFPFLKTLSFTNMQEWEEWKLIGGASIEFPSLTRLLLCNCPKLKGNIPGNLPSLTSLSLKYCPNLKQMSPNNFPSLVELELEDCSLLMEARHSSDVFNQLMIFLNALRNISLRNIPSLTSFPRNGLPKTIQSLKIWKCENLEFLPYESFHNYKSLEHLEISDSCNSMTSFTVCALPVLRSLCIYGSKNLKSILIAEDVSQQKLLLLRTIKIEHCDELESFSLGGFPIPNLIHLSVCNCKKLYSLPRSINILASLEEMKIHDLPNLQSFSIHDFPISLRELSVGNVGGVLWNTTWERLTSLLELLIWGDDIVNVLMKTEVPLLPASLVSLKISLLEDIKCLDGKWLQHLTSLQHFDIIDAPKLKSLPKKGKLPSSLKVLNIKKCPLLKASWQKKRGKEWRKIAHIPSVLINGQMIT, from the coding sequence ATGAAATCAATAAAGAGGATTGGTACCGAGTTCACGGGAAGTATTTCTCATTCGTTTCAACCATTTTCCTTCTTGGAGACACTAGAGTTTGATACAATGCTAGAGTGGGAAGATTGGAAGTTGATTGGAGGTACAACTGCAGAGTTTCCTCGTCTAAAACGTCTGTCACTACGACAATGTCCAAAACTCAAAGGAAACTTACCCCTTGGACAATTACAGAATCTTGAAGAGATCATTCTTGAAGGGATGAAATCATTAAAGACACTTGATACTGGGTTTTATGGAAGTAGCAGTTCTCGTTTGTTTCAACCATTTCCCTTCTTGAAGACTTTGAGCTTTACGAATATGCAAGAGTGGGAGGAATGGAAACTGATTGGAGGTGCATCTATCGAGTTTCCTAGTCTTACACGCTTGTTACTATGTAATTGTCCGAAACTCAAAGGAAATATACCAGGAAACCTTCCTAGTCTTACAAGTTTGTCACTTAAATATTGTCCCAATCTCAAACAGATGTCGCCCAACAACTTTCCTTCCCTTGTTGAACTTGAGTTAGAGGACTGTTCTCTACTGATGGAGGCAAGGCATTCATCAGATGTGTTCAACCAATTGATGATTTTCCTCAATGCTCTTCGAAATATTTCCTTAAGGAATATTCCATCTCTAACGTCCTTCCCGAGAAACGGTCTGCCCAAAACCATACAGTCGCTTAAAATCTGGAAGTGTGAGAATCTAGAGTTCCTTCCTTACGAATCCTTTCACAATTACAAATCACTTGAGCATTTGGAAATATCCGATAGTTGTAATTCTATGACATCGTTTACCGTATGCGCTCTCCCTGTCCTTAGAAGTCTATGTATTTACGGCAGTAAGAACCTGAAATCGATATTAATTGCAGAAGATGTGTCGCAACAGAAACTCTTGCTTCTTAGAACCATCAAAATAGAGCATTGCGATGAACTGGAGTCATTTTCCCTTGGTGGATTTCCCATTCCTAACCTCATTCATTTATCTGTTTGTAATTGTAAGAAGCTTTATTCGCTACCAAGATCAATAAATATCCTAGCTAGTcttgaagaaatgaaaattcACGACCTTCCAAATCTGCAATCGTTTTCCATACATGATTTTCCTATCAGCTTACGGGAACTGAGTGTTGGCAATGTTGGAGGGGTTTTGTGGAATACAACTTGGGAACGTCTTACTTCTCTTTTAGAGTTGCTAATTTGGGGTGATGACATTGTGAATGTGCTGATGAAAACGGAAGTTCCATTGCTACCTGCTTCTCTCGTCTCTTTAAAGATCTCTTTACTTGAAGACATAAAATGCTTGGATGGGAAGTGGCTTCAACATCTCACCTCTCTCCaacattttgatattattgatGCTCCCAAGCTCAAGTCGTTGCCAAAAAAGGGGAAGTTGCCTTCCTCCCTTAAAGTGTTGAATATCAAAAAGTGTCCGTTGTTGAAAGCAAGTTGGCAGAAGAAGCGAGGGAAAGAGTGGCGTAAGATTGCTCACATTCCATCGGTACTTATCAATGGACAAATGATCACATGA
- the LOC11419741 gene encoding F-box/kelch-repeat protein At3g23880 — MAYSGSDRNDKKLHLVCYSLHELLPFPTLPSDVIPEIICRLPVKFILRFRCVCKSWNSLISDPKFVKKQLCVSTTRNLHFRNYAYDSRKYILTSYPLDSDFTDITSNFTQSDWPYAKFYRFIGSCNGIVCLADNEYTSLVICWNPSTRKFKELPLFEKPTTGLNVMTFGFGYDSSKDNYKVVVVLDYQFLDEDYSFVNKTQVMVHTLGTNIWRTIQEYPFGGLPVPVKKGEFVSGTINWLFSEESLECPCFIVSFDLAKESYQKISPPNLGGVDVGDLSVLGVLRDCLCVTTSGYDVWLMKEYGNKESWTKLFTIPYMRDPSKPKVDARAIYVFEDDQVLLKYDFDLNLILYNPRRGTFKATNFKRIPEVCVESLISPSSLC, encoded by the coding sequence ATGGCTTATTCTGGTAGCGATAGGAATGATAAAAAATTGCATCTTGTCTGCTATTCACTTCACGAGCTACTGCCTTTCCCAACTCTTCCTTCCGACGTCATTCCAGAAATCATATGTAGGCTACCAGTAAAGTTCATCCTTCGATTCCGATGTGTTTGCAAGTCATGGAATTCTCTAATATCTGATCCCAAATTCGTCAAGAAGCAACTCTGTGTGTCCACCACTCGGAACCTCCACTTCCGAAACTACGCCTATGACTCAAGAAAGTACATTCTCACATCTTATCCACTGGACTCTGATTTCACAGACATAACCTCTAACTTCACACAATCTGATTGGCCTTATGCCAAGTTTTATCGCTTCATTGGCTCTTGCAACGGCATTGTGTGTCTTGCAGACAACGAATATACAAGCTTAGTTATATGTTGGAACCCTTCCACAAGAAAATTCAAGGAGTTGCCCCTTTTTGAAAAGCCCACGACTGGTCTAAATGTCATGACGTTTGGCTTTGGCTATGATTCTTCAAAGGATAATTACAAGGTGGTTGTTGTTCTTGACTACCAATTTCTTGATGAGGATTATAGTTTTGTTAACAAAACTCAAGTAATGGTTCATACTTTGGGTACTAATATATGGAGAACCATTCAGGAGTATCCTTTTGGAGGTCTTCCTGTTCCAGTTAAGAAGGGGGAATTTGTGAGTGGCACAATTAATTGGTTGTTCTCCGAAGAATCATTGGAATGTCCATGctttattgtttcttttgatttggCAAAGGAGTCTTATCAAAAGATTTCACCTCCTAATTTGGGAGGGGTGGATGTTGGTGACTTGTCGGTTTTGGGTGTTTTGAGGGATTGCTTGTGCGTGACGACTTCTGGCTATGATGTTTGGCTTATGAAGGAATATGGAAATAAAGAGTCTTGGACTAAATTGTTCACTATTCCTTACATGAGAGATCCTTCTAAACCTAAGGTCGATGCCAGGGCAATATATGTTTTTGAGGATGATCAAGTGTTGCTGAAGTATGATTTTGACTTGAATTTGATTCTTTACAATCCCAGGAGGGGTACTTTCAAGGCTACTAATTTTAAACGAATTCCTGAAGTCTGTGTTGAAAGTTTAATATCACCTAGTTCTCTATGCTAG
- the LOC11424871 gene encoding F-box protein At1g60400 — protein sequence MKTHNIDENEDRISDLPNCVLLLILSILNTKEAVQTCVLSTRWKNLWKYIPVLSISSCHFETRMGFTIFVYQFLYLRDNKTALHTLDLHRDGVIWPGYLNWVIKYAFDHGVQLLDVDSTFYYQHYPLPYVSCHTLTSLTLCTNNQFGHPSSLFPTSLNLPALTSLCLKYFAFHGSGDDDRAEPFSSFNSLKSLIIHCCVQEQNLFISSDTLVYLRINTFVTHQCWKIELSTPSLRSFDFKGNPIQKLSGNNNNLSSIKHVKIDVAVPSYIEKYPLVLFNWLVELSRIESLTVSSSILEVLQ from the coding sequence ATGAAAACACATAATATCGATGAAAATGAAGACAGAATCAGTGATTTACCGAATTGTGTGTTACTTCTCATACTGTCGATTTTGAACACCAAAGAGGCCGTTCAAACCTGCGTTTTGTCCACGAGATGGAAGAATCTCTGGAAGTATATTCCTGTTCTTTCAATAAGTTCTTGCCACTTCGAGACTCGGATGGGTTTCACCATATTCGtgtatcaatttttgtatcTACGTGATAACAAAACCGCACTGCACACTCTCGATCTTCACCGCGATGGTGTCATCTGGCCTGGCTACCTCAACTGGGTTATAAAATACGCATTTGACCACGGTGTCCAGCTATTAGATGTAGATTCGACCTTTTATTATCAACACTATCCACTTCCCTACGTTTCATGTCACACTTTAACATCTCTTACCCTTTGTACAAACAATCAATTTGGTCATCCTTCATCATTATTCCCAACTTCTCTGAATTTGCCTGCATTAACCAGCTTGTGTCTAAAATACTTTGCCTTTCATGGTAGTGGTGATGATGACCGTGCTGAGCCCTTTTCGTCATTTAACAGCTTGAAAAGTTTGATCATTCACTGTTGTGTTCAAGAACAAAACCTGTTCATATCAAGTGACACACTTGTTTATTTAAGAATCAATACATTTGTTACTCACCAATGTTGGAAAATCGAGTTATCTACTCCAAGTCTCCGTAGCTTTGATTTTAAGGGTAATCCTATTCAGAAACTCAGTGGGAACAATAACAATCTCTCTTCTATCAAACATGTAAAAATTGATGTAGCAGTCCCGTCATATATCGAAAAATATCCCTTGGTTCTTTTCAACTGGCTAGTTGAGCTTTCTCGTATCGAATCATTGACAGTCTCTTCATCTATTCTTGAGGTACTTCAGTGA
- the LOC11425099 gene encoding F-box/kelch-repeat protein At3g23880 — protein sequence MAYSDSDRHDKKWHRVCDSLHELPPLPTLPSDVILEIICRLPVKFILRFQCVCKSWNSLISDPKFVKKQLCVSTTRNLHFLNYAYDSRKYILTSYPLDSDFTDINSNFTQSDWPYAKFYRFIGSCNGIVCIADNEYTSLVICWNPSTRKFKELPLFEKPMTGVNVMTFGFGYDSSKDNYKVVVVLEYLVLDEDDSFFNKTQVKVHTLGTNIWRTIQDYHFGGLIVPMKGEFVSGTINWLFSKEQFWEYPCFIVSFDLAKESYQKISPPNLGGVDVCDLSALGVLRDCLCVTTSGYDVWLMKEYGNKESWTKLFTISYKRHPSKFKAFAKAIYVFEDDQVLLELYDSDLNLVLYNPRSGTLKATNFKLIPEVCIESLISPSSL from the coding sequence ATGGCTTATTCTGATAGCGATAGGCATGATAAAAAATGGCATCGTGTCTGCGATTCACTTCACGAGCTACCGCCTCTCCCAACTCTTCCTTCCGACGTCATTCTAGAAATCATATGTAGGCTACCGGTAAAGTTCATCCTCCGATTCCAATGTGTTTGCAAGTCATGGAATTCTCTAATATCTGATCCCAAATTCGTCAAGAAGCAACTCTGTGTGTCCACCACTCGGAACCTCCACTTCCTAAACTATGCCTATGACTCAAGAAAGTACATTCTCACATCTTACCCACTCGACTCTGATTTCACAGACATAAACTCTAACTTCACACAATCTGATTGGCCTTATGCCAAGTTTTATCGCTTCATTGGTTCTTGCAACGGCATTGTGTGTATTGCAGACAACGAATATACAAGCTTAGTTATATGTTGGAACCCTTCAACAAGAAAATTCAAGGAGTTGCCCCTTTTTGAAAAGCCCATGACTGGTGTAAATGTCATGACGTTTGGCTTTGGCTATGATTCTTCAAAGGATAATTACAAGGTGGTTGTTGTTCTTGAATACCTAGTTCTTGATGAGGATgatagtttttttaacaaaactcaAGTAAAGGTTCATACTTTGGGTACTAATATTTGGAGAACCATTCAGGACTATCATTTTGGCGGTCTTATTGTTCCCATGAAGGGGGAATTTGTGAGTGGTACGATTAATTGGTTGTTCTCTAAAGAGCAGTTCTGGGAATATCCATGCTTTAttgtttcatttgatttggcAAAGGAGTCTTATCAAAAGATTTCACCTCCTAATTTGGGAGGGGTGGATGTGTGTGACTTGTCGGCTTTGGGTGTTTTGAGGGATTGCTTGTGCGTGACCACTTCTGGTTATGATGTTTGGCTTATGAAGGAATATGGAAATAAAGAGTCTTGGACTAAATTGTTCACTATCTCTTACAAGAGACATCCTTCTAAATTTAAGGCTTTTGCCAAGGCAATATATGTTTTTGAGGATGATCAAGTGTTGCTGGAGTTGTATGATTCTGACTTGAATTTGGTCCTTTACAACCCCAGGAGCGGCACTTTGAAGGCTACTAATTTTAAACTAATTCCTGAAGTATGTATTGAAAGTTTAATATCACCTAGTTCTCTATAG